The following coding sequences are from one Azospirillum sp. TSH100 window:
- a CDS encoding NAD-dependent epimerase/dehydratase family protein, with product MRVLVTGAGGFVGRRLVARLLEEEALGALVERIDLIDLSFDGLPEDARLRRHRGSFGDGEMLEAALADGGGDVVFHLASLAGGAAEADYEAGRRVNLDATLALFDRLGRRSAGGQAAPVVVFASSIAVYGAPLTSPVDDRTLPRPVLSYGTHKLAAELVLQDLSRIGRIDGRALRLPGIVARPRTASAGLRSAFMSELMWAAAAGDSYVCPVSPQAVAWWMSADCCVDNLLHAARLDHDAVEAQRVWPLPVLRLTIAEVVEALARRFGASCRDRIAYAPDAGLEAVFGSFPPLLATAAERLGFRHDGSADALVRNAMK from the coding sequence ATGAGGGTTCTCGTCACCGGTGCGGGCGGTTTCGTCGGACGGCGGCTGGTCGCCCGGCTGCTCGAAGAGGAAGCCTTGGGTGCGCTGGTCGAGCGGATCGACCTGATCGACCTGAGCTTCGACGGGCTGCCGGAGGATGCCCGGCTGCGCCGCCATCGCGGCAGCTTCGGTGACGGGGAAATGCTGGAGGCGGCACTCGCGGATGGTGGTGGGGACGTCGTCTTCCACCTCGCCAGTCTGGCTGGAGGAGCGGCGGAGGCCGATTACGAGGCGGGCCGGCGGGTCAATCTGGACGCGACGTTGGCCCTGTTCGACAGGCTGGGCCGCCGCTCCGCCGGTGGACAAGCCGCTCCGGTCGTCGTTTTCGCCAGCAGCATCGCCGTCTATGGCGCGCCGCTGACGTCGCCGGTGGATGACCGGACCCTGCCGCGCCCGGTGCTGAGCTACGGCACGCACAAGCTGGCGGCGGAGCTGGTGTTGCAGGATCTCAGCCGCATCGGCCGCATCGACGGCCGCGCGCTGCGGCTGCCCGGCATCGTCGCCCGGCCGCGCACCGCCTCCGCCGGCCTGCGCTCCGCCTTCATGAGCGAGCTGATGTGGGCCGCCGCCGCGGGAGACTCCTATGTCTGCCCGGTATCGCCCCAGGCGGTCGCCTGGTGGATGTCGGCGGACTGCTGCGTCGACAATCTGCTGCATGCCGCGCGGCTCGACCATGACGCAGTGGAAGCACAGCGCGTCTGGCCGCTGCCGGTCCTGCGCCTGACCATCGCGGAGGTGGTGGAGGCGCTGGCCCGCCGCTTCGGCGCCAGCTGCCGCGACCGCATCGCCTATGCCCCCGACGCCGGGCTGGAGGCCGTCTTCGGCAGCTTCCCGCCGCTGCTGGCGACGGCGGCGGAACGGCTGGGATTTCGCCATGACGGATCGGCCGACGCGCTGGTCCGCAACGCGATGAAATGA
- a CDS encoding fumarylacetoacetate hydrolase family protein, with protein MKLASLKNGRRDGRLVVVSRDLTRAIDAAPIAATLQDAVERWADCEEPLRTLAAELEAGTADGAFAFDPAQAHAPLPRGYQWVDGSAFLNHGRLLQLAYKLPPIEDAATIPLMYQGASDDFLGPHDDLPLPDEALGIDFEGEFAVMTDDVPMGCTAAEAAGHVKLVLQLNDVSLRALGPREMKTGFGFLQTKPSTSFAPVAVTPDELGRAWSDGRVHLPLRVDWNGDWFGHPNGGGMNFSFFELIAHAARTRRLHAGTIVGSGTVSSAEPGAGSACIAERRAIETIEHGAPRTGFLRFGDRVRMEARGDDGGPLFGAIDQRVVAAAASRQGTAR; from the coding sequence ATGAAACTTGCCAGCTTGAAGAACGGGCGGCGCGACGGCCGGCTGGTCGTGGTGTCCCGCGACCTGACCCGCGCCATTGATGCCGCTCCCATCGCCGCCACCTTGCAGGACGCCGTCGAACGCTGGGCGGACTGCGAGGAGCCGCTGCGTACGCTGGCCGCCGAACTGGAGGCCGGAACGGCGGACGGCGCCTTCGCCTTCGATCCGGCGCAGGCCCATGCGCCACTGCCGCGCGGCTACCAGTGGGTCGACGGATCGGCCTTCCTCAACCATGGCCGGCTGTTGCAGCTTGCCTACAAACTGCCGCCGATCGAAGACGCCGCCACCATCCCCCTGATGTATCAGGGCGCCTCCGACGATTTCCTCGGCCCGCATGACGATCTGCCGCTGCCCGACGAGGCGCTGGGCATCGATTTCGAGGGCGAGTTCGCGGTGATGACCGACGATGTGCCGATGGGCTGCACCGCCGCCGAGGCCGCCGGCCATGTGAAGCTGGTTCTGCAACTGAACGACGTCAGCCTGCGCGCCCTCGGCCCGCGCGAGATGAAGACCGGCTTCGGCTTCCTCCAGACCAAGCCGTCGACCTCCTTCGCGCCGGTGGCGGTGACCCCGGACGAGCTTGGCCGGGCCTGGAGCGACGGACGGGTCCATCTGCCGCTGCGGGTGGACTGGAACGGCGACTGGTTCGGCCATCCCAACGGCGGCGGGATGAATTTCAGCTTCTTCGAGCTGATCGCCCATGCCGCCCGCACCCGTCGGCTGCATGCCGGAACCATCGTCGGCTCCGGCACGGTGTCGAGCGCCGAGCCCGGCGCCGGATCGGCCTGCATCGCCGAGCGCCGCGCCATCGAGACCATCGAGCATGGCGCGCCGCGCACCGGCTTCCTGCGCTTCGGCGACCGGGTGCGGATGGAGGCCAGAGGCGACGACGGCGGCCCGCTGTTCGGCGCAATCGACCAGCGTGTCGTCGCCGCCGCAGCTTCGCGGCAGGGGACTGCGCGATGA